A genomic region of Friedmanniella luteola contains the following coding sequences:
- a CDS encoding acyltransferase family protein, producing MSLRDVPDDRTTAPPAPRTFAAVFDPRQNALNAIRLLLAVSVIVWHAFPLTGGDIAFAPLRQLLSHVGVDGFFTISGYLIVSSWLRAPQVSTFLRARVLRIFPGFWASLLLTALVIAPLALVIGGVGLPAGYWRDAASYVGTNAALWVHQYGIVGTPAGVPFPGVWNGSMWTLVWEFFCYLAVLGLGLVGLLKRRHTMAVAFVVLTVTTVATSYGPVDNYWLTLGSRFGLPFVAGALLYRYRDRVVVRGRYLLLAAAVVLLSCLLPDYRVVGALPLAYLMLGLGALGRHPRLQFRQDLSYGTYIYAFPLQQLLAVVGAASLGVPLFALASLALTLPLAAASWFGLEKPVLRLKHVGRPRTVQQAAVVDVPAGTPSAPR from the coding sequence GTGTCCCTCCGTGATGTGCCCGACGACCGGACGACGGCGCCGCCCGCCCCGCGCACCTTCGCCGCCGTCTTCGACCCGCGCCAGAACGCCCTGAACGCCATCCGGCTGCTGCTCGCGGTCTCGGTCATCGTCTGGCACGCCTTCCCCCTCACCGGCGGCGACATCGCGTTCGCCCCCCTGCGCCAGCTGCTCAGCCACGTGGGCGTGGACGGCTTCTTCACCATCTCGGGTTACCTCATCGTCTCCAGCTGGCTCCGCGCGCCGCAGGTCTCGACGTTCCTGCGGGCCCGCGTGCTGCGCATCTTCCCCGGGTTCTGGGCGAGCCTGCTGCTGACGGCCCTGGTGATCGCCCCGCTGGCGCTGGTCATCGGCGGGGTCGGCCTGCCCGCGGGCTACTGGCGCGACGCCGCCTCCTACGTGGGCACGAACGCCGCGCTGTGGGTGCACCAGTACGGCATCGTCGGCACCCCGGCCGGGGTGCCGTTCCCCGGGGTGTGGAACGGCTCGATGTGGACCCTGGTGTGGGAGTTCTTCTGCTACCTGGCCGTCCTCGGGCTGGGGCTGGTGGGCCTGCTGAAGCGGCGCCACACCATGGCGGTCGCCTTCGTGGTCCTCACCGTCACCACCGTGGCCACCTCCTACGGCCCGGTCGACAACTACTGGCTGACCCTGGGCTCGCGCTTCGGGCTGCCGTTCGTCGCGGGCGCCCTGCTCTACCGCTACCGCGACCGGGTCGTCGTCCGGGGCCGCTACCTGCTGCTCGCGGCCGCCGTGGTGCTGCTGTCGTGCCTGCTCCCGGACTACCGCGTCGTCGGCGCGCTGCCGCTCGCCTACCTGATGCTCGGGCTGGGCGCCCTCGGTCGGCACCCGCGCCTCCAGTTCCGCCAGGACCTGTCCTACGGCACCTACATCTACGCCTTCCCGCTGCAGCAGCTGCTGGCCGTGGTGGGGGCGGCGTCGCTGGGCGTCCCCCTCTTCGCGCTCGCCTCGCTGGCCCTGACGCTCCCGCTGGCCGCGGCGAGCTGGTTCGGCCTGGAGAAGCCGGTGCTGCGGCTCAAGCACGTCGGCCGTCCGCGCACGGTCCAGCAGGCTGCGGTCGTCGACGTCCCCGCCGGCACGCCCAGCGCGCCGCGCTGA
- a CDS encoding acyltransferase, with amino-acid sequence MSRLRMVRRHFWSYLRGVLRGHPGVRIESRVKLLGPGTYALASGCTISKGAHLWVGPGATLTVGKGAKIGARTKVNVGSGVTIGPDVRISWEVQLLDTDFHWTTSPSGRRREHKAPIVIEPKVLVGTRSLVLKGVTIGRGSVVGAGAVVRRDVPPGTIVAGNPAEPVGEVSDWGSAPD; translated from the coding sequence GTGTCCCGTCTGCGCATGGTGCGCCGGCACTTCTGGAGCTACCTGCGGGGCGTGCTGCGCGGCCACCCCGGGGTGCGGATCGAGTCCCGCGTCAAGCTGCTGGGTCCCGGCACCTACGCGCTGGCGAGCGGCTGCACGATCTCCAAGGGTGCGCACCTGTGGGTCGGCCCGGGCGCCACCCTGACCGTCGGCAAGGGCGCCAAGATCGGCGCCCGCACCAAGGTCAACGTCGGCTCCGGGGTCACGATCGGGCCGGACGTCCGGATCTCCTGGGAGGTCCAGCTGCTCGACACCGACTTCCACTGGACGACGTCGCCGTCCGGCCGCCGGCGCGAGCACAAGGCCCCGATCGTGATCGAGCCGAAGGTGCTGGTCGGCACCCGTTCGCTGGTCCTGAAGGGCGTCACCATCGGACGCGGCTCGGTGGTGGGCGCCGGCGCGGTGGTGCGCCGCGACGTCCCGCCGGGGACGATCGTGGCCGGCAACCCGGCCGAGCCCGTCGGCGAGGTGTCCGACTGGGGCAGCGCCCCGGACTGA
- a CDS encoding glycosyltransferase: MSGPLPRCAAVVVNYGSSALLATNLTAVAAASPDLDVVVVDNFTSAAELAAVRTLCAARGWLLVASPTNVGFGSGVNLGARAALDAGAEQLLLLNPDARLDGSALERLQRVVAADPMVMVGPVVRTVDGRVWSDGTDLYLDRGSMRATRKRPTDPEPRVEMWLSGACLLLSRRLWDAVGGFDDRYFLYWEDVDLSRRVREAGGSLRVVREAEAVHDEGGTQGEGGGRAKSATYYRYNIRNRLLFAGQHLDAADRRRWVATALPEAYAIVLRGGRRQLLTSTAPWTAMVGGTLDGLRLLRRAARTTRTADAAGPVRVLQSFPDPRPTTNPYIWMLKDCLDAHPDVTLSTFSWRRALTGDHDVFHAHWPEILVTGSTPVKKALRQLLFVALLLRLRLRGTAVVRTVHNLELPSGISRRETVLLRWFQRWTTLLIRINTSTELAERPHETVVHGHYRDWFAAHPRAEPVPGRLAYFGLIRRYKAVDTLLSAFRAATDPGLSLFVGGRPSSPDLRAELTALAGPDPRISTHLEFLTDAELVAAASAAQLVVLPYREMHNSGGVLAALSLDRPVLVPDNEVNTQLAAEVGPGWIHTYAGGLTAEDLTSTLARLAGGPTGRPDLSARDWSTAADLHLLAYRRARALVAGTGS, encoded by the coding sequence GTGAGCGGCCCCCTCCCCCGCTGCGCGGCCGTCGTCGTCAACTACGGCTCGTCGGCGCTGCTGGCGACCAACCTCACGGCCGTCGCCGCGGCGTCGCCCGACCTGGACGTCGTGGTGGTCGACAACTTCACCTCCGCGGCCGAGCTCGCCGCCGTCCGCACGCTCTGCGCCGCGCGTGGCTGGCTGCTGGTCGCCAGCCCGACCAACGTCGGCTTCGGCTCCGGGGTCAACCTCGGGGCCCGGGCGGCGCTCGACGCCGGCGCCGAGCAGCTGCTGCTGCTCAACCCGGACGCGCGCCTGGACGGCTCGGCCCTGGAGCGGCTGCAGCGCGTCGTCGCCGCCGACCCGATGGTGATGGTCGGGCCGGTGGTGCGGACGGTCGACGGCCGGGTCTGGTCCGACGGCACCGACCTCTACCTCGACCGCGGCAGCATGCGGGCCACCCGCAAGCGCCCGACCGACCCGGAGCCCCGGGTCGAGATGTGGCTGAGCGGGGCGTGCCTGCTGCTCAGCCGCCGGCTCTGGGACGCCGTCGGCGGCTTCGACGACCGCTACTTCCTCTACTGGGAGGACGTCGACCTGTCCCGCCGGGTCCGGGAGGCGGGCGGCTCCCTGCGGGTCGTCCGCGAGGCCGAGGCCGTCCACGACGAGGGCGGCACCCAGGGCGAGGGCGGCGGCCGGGCCAAGTCGGCCACCTACTACCGCTACAACATCCGCAACCGGCTGCTGTTCGCCGGTCAGCACCTCGACGCGGCCGACCGGCGACGCTGGGTCGCGACCGCGCTGCCCGAGGCGTACGCCATCGTGCTGCGCGGCGGCCGGCGCCAGCTGCTCACCTCGACCGCCCCGTGGACGGCGATGGTCGGGGGCACCCTGGACGGGTTGCGCCTCCTCCGCCGGGCCGCCCGGACGACCCGCACCGCGGACGCCGCCGGTCCGGTGCGGGTCCTGCAGTCCTTCCCCGACCCGCGGCCGACGACGAACCCCTACATCTGGATGCTCAAGGACTGCCTGGACGCCCACCCCGACGTCACGCTCAGCACCTTCAGCTGGCGCCGGGCGCTGACGGGTGACCACGACGTGTTCCACGCGCACTGGCCGGAGATCCTGGTCACCGGCAGCACGCCGGTGAAGAAGGCGCTCCGCCAGCTGCTCTTCGTGGCCCTGCTGCTCCGCCTCCGGCTGCGCGGGACCGCGGTGGTCCGGACGGTGCACAACCTCGAGCTGCCCTCGGGGATCAGCCGGCGCGAGACGGTGCTGCTGCGCTGGTTCCAGCGCTGGACGACGCTGCTGATCCGGATCAACACGAGCACCGAGCTGGCCGAGCGACCCCACGAGACGGTCGTGCACGGTCACTACCGGGACTGGTTCGCCGCCCACCCGCGCGCGGAGCCGGTGCCCGGCCGGCTCGCCTACTTCGGGCTCATCCGCCGCTACAAGGCGGTCGACACCCTGCTGTCCGCCTTCCGCGCGGCGACCGACCCGGGGCTGAGCCTGTTCGTCGGGGGCCGACCCTCCAGCCCGGACCTGCGGGCGGAGCTGACGGCACTGGCCGGTCCGGACCCGCGGATCAGCACGCACCTGGAGTTCCTCACCGACGCCGAGCTGGTGGCGGCAGCGTCGGCGGCGCAGCTGGTGGTGCTGCCCTACCGGGAGATGCACAACTCCGGCGGCGTGCTGGCCGCCCTCTCCCTCGACCGTCCGGTCCTGGTGCCCGACAACGAGGTGAACACGCAGCTGGCCGCGGAGGTGGGGCCGGGGTGGATCCACACCTACGCGGGCGGGCTGACCGCGGAGGACCTGACGTCGACCCTGGCCCGGCTCGCCGGGGGCCCGACGGGACGCCCCGACCTCTCCGCCCGCGACTGGTCGACGGCCGCGGACCTGCACCTGCTCGCCTACCGACGGGCCCGGGCGCTGGTCGCGGGGACCGGGTCGTGA
- a CDS encoding lipopolysaccharide biosynthesis protein, translated as MSTDPSLTQPPLDEAEAEAAAERAAAQAQRGTLGRTAARGALITVGGQGVKILLQVVGVVVLARLLTPGDYGLVAMVTAIIGVAEIFRDFGLSSAAVQAKTLSRAQRDNLFWINTGAGLAFTVLVFFTAPLVAAVYGHEELVGLTHVLAFVFVLNGMGTQYRADLNRRLRFTTLAVVDVAAPAISLVVAIVAAVQGAGYWALAVQQLTMAVVLLVGNAVTARWIPRLPRRAPMRDLFRFGWQLAGSLFVGYLGNNIDSLTIGTRFGSEALGLYNRAFQLLMTPLGQLRAPTTKVALPVLSRLRDDRAASNAYIQRGQSALGLTLVAGLGVVIGAAGPITSIFLGRQWLSVEPILRLLAVAGVFQSLAYVGLWIYLSHGLTKELLQYTMITVTIKIACILVGSTWGVTGVAWGYALAPALAWPLSFWWLSRKAPVDVGPLFVGAGRILVLTAFLAAGAFGACELTAQWGRWVQLPVAVAAAGVVYALAFLLVPMFRRDITGVLQIVRKGTGKNR; from the coding sequence ATGAGCACCGACCCGTCGCTCACGCAGCCGCCGCTCGACGAGGCCGAGGCCGAGGCCGCCGCCGAGCGGGCCGCCGCCCAGGCCCAGCGCGGCACCCTCGGCCGCACCGCCGCCCGGGGCGCCCTGATCACGGTCGGGGGGCAGGGCGTCAAGATCCTGCTGCAGGTGGTCGGCGTCGTCGTCCTCGCCCGGCTGCTGACGCCGGGCGACTACGGCCTGGTGGCGATGGTGACCGCGATCATCGGCGTCGCCGAGATCTTCCGGGACTTCGGGCTGTCCTCGGCGGCCGTGCAGGCCAAGACGCTGTCGCGTGCCCAGCGCGACAACCTGTTCTGGATCAACACCGGCGCGGGCCTGGCCTTCACGGTGCTGGTCTTCTTCACCGCCCCACTGGTCGCCGCGGTCTACGGCCACGAGGAGCTCGTCGGCCTCACCCACGTGCTCGCCTTCGTCTTCGTGCTGAACGGGATGGGTACCCAGTACCGGGCCGACCTGAACCGGCGCCTGCGCTTCACCACGCTGGCCGTCGTGGACGTCGCGGCCCCCGCGATCTCGCTGGTGGTCGCCATCGTGGCCGCCGTCCAGGGCGCCGGCTACTGGGCCCTCGCCGTGCAGCAGCTGACCATGGCCGTGGTGCTGCTGGTCGGCAACGCCGTGACCGCGCGGTGGATCCCCCGCCTGCCCCGCCGGGCGCCGATGCGGGACCTCTTCCGGTTCGGCTGGCAGCTCGCGGGTTCGCTGTTCGTCGGCTACCTGGGCAACAACATCGACTCCCTCACCATCGGCACCCGCTTCGGCTCGGAGGCCCTGGGCCTGTACAACCGGGCGTTCCAGCTGCTGATGACCCCGCTGGGTCAGCTCCGAGCGCCCACCACGAAGGTCGCCCTGCCCGTGCTCTCCCGGCTGCGCGACGACCGGGCGGCCTCGAACGCCTACATCCAGCGCGGCCAGTCCGCCCTGGGGCTGACCCTGGTGGCCGGGCTGGGGGTGGTCATCGGCGCCGCCGGACCGATCACGTCGATCTTCCTGGGCCGGCAGTGGCTGTCGGTCGAGCCGATCCTGCGGCTGCTGGCGGTGGCCGGGGTGTTCCAGAGCCTCGCCTACGTCGGGCTGTGGATCTACCTGTCGCACGGGCTCACCAAGGAGCTGCTGCAGTACACGATGATCACGGTGACGATCAAGATCGCCTGCATCCTGGTCGGCAGCACCTGGGGCGTGACCGGGGTCGCCTGGGGCTACGCGCTGGCCCCCGCGCTGGCCTGGCCGCTGTCGTTCTGGTGGCTGTCCCGCAAGGCGCCGGTGGACGTGGGTCCGCTGTTCGTCGGGGCGGGCCGGATCCTGGTCCTGACCGCGTTCCTCGCGGCCGGTGCCTTCGGGGCCTGCGAGCTGACCGCGCAGTGGGGCCGCTGGGTGCAGCTGCCGGTCGCCGTCGCCGCCGCCGGCGTCGTCTACGCGCTGGCGTTCCTGCTGGTGCCGATGTTCCGCCGCGACATCACCGGGGTGCTCCAGATCGTCCGCAAGGGGACGGGGAAGAACCGGTGA
- a CDS encoding Coenzyme F420 hydrogenase/dehydrogenase, beta subunit C-terminal domain — protein sequence MVAATAEALDRAVSRVVDTANCSGCGACTLLDPGLEMALSADGYARPVRSAREPAPEPGADATFDRICPGRRVVSPRPAGATVHPTLGPVVSGWEAWAADPEIRHRGSSGGTLTALVAWLTENGEQASFTGARAAAAEPRRTVSVTITSRAEALASAGSRYAPVASVAAPGALAPGTGLVGKPCEISAARALLDGAPADAGSPPLLLSFFCAGTPSQHATDALVAQLGVPAGAPLRDLWYRGRGWPGHFTAEAEDGSTVRTTYDESWGQHLGKTTQWRCKICPDGVGESSDITAADFWHTDARGYPVFAEGDGCSAVLARTPRGHEVLQRAFAAGVLVGRSLDLDALADVQPLQVSRRSTLLGRLAGARLAGRPVPRYRGFGLARLALADWRETARTAKGSFRRVQRARSTPGAGR from the coding sequence ATGGTCGCGGCCACCGCCGAGGCGCTGGACCGCGCCGTCAGCCGGGTCGTGGACACCGCGAACTGCTCGGGCTGCGGGGCCTGCACGCTGCTGGACCCGGGTCTGGAGATGGCCCTGTCGGCCGACGGCTACGCCCGTCCGGTGCGCAGCGCGCGCGAACCGGCGCCGGAGCCCGGGGCCGACGCCACGTTCGACCGGATCTGCCCGGGCCGCCGCGTCGTCTCCCCGCGGCCGGCCGGGGCCACCGTGCACCCGACGCTCGGCCCGGTCGTCAGCGGCTGGGAGGCCTGGGCCGCCGACCCGGAGATCCGGCACCGCGGCAGCAGCGGCGGGACGCTGACCGCTCTGGTCGCCTGGCTCACCGAGAACGGCGAGCAGGCCTCCTTCACCGGCGCCCGGGCCGCCGCGGCCGAGCCCCGGCGGACCGTGTCGGTCACCATCACCAGCCGCGCGGAGGCGCTGGCCTCCGCCGGGTCGCGCTACGCCCCGGTGGCCTCGGTCGCCGCCCCGGGGGCGCTCGCCCCCGGCACCGGGCTGGTCGGGAAGCCCTGCGAGATCTCCGCCGCCCGGGCCCTGCTGGACGGCGCCCCCGCCGACGCCGGGTCGCCGCCGCTGCTGCTCTCCTTCTTCTGCGCCGGCACCCCGAGCCAGCACGCCACGGACGCCCTGGTCGCCCAGCTGGGGGTGCCCGCGGGCGCCCCGCTCCGTGACCTCTGGTACCGCGGTCGGGGCTGGCCCGGCCACTTCACCGCCGAGGCCGAGGACGGCAGCACCGTCCGCACCACCTACGACGAGTCGTGGGGCCAGCACCTCGGCAAGACGACCCAGTGGCGCTGCAAGATCTGCCCCGACGGGGTGGGTGAGAGCAGCGACATCACCGCCGCCGACTTCTGGCACACCGACGCCCGGGGCTACCCCGTGTTCGCCGAGGGCGACGGCTGCAGCGCCGTGCTCGCCCGCACCCCGCGCGGGCACGAGGTCCTGCAGCGCGCCTTCGCCGCGGGGGTGCTGGTCGGCCGGTCGCTGGACCTCGACGCCCTCGCCGACGTCCAGCCGCTGCAGGTCTCCCGGCGGAGCACGCTGCTGGGGCGGCTCGCCGGTGCCCGGCTCGCCGGCCGACCGGTCCCCCGCTACCGCGGCTTCGGGCTGGCCCGGCTCGCCCTGGCCGACTGGCGCGAGACGGCCCGCACGGCCAAGGGCAGCTTCCGCCGCGTCCAGCGCGCCCGCAGCACCCCCGGGGCGGGCCGATGA
- a CDS encoding polysaccharide pyruvyl transferase family protein, with translation MRVLVIWADDRSPNLGVRVLGAGTEALTRRVWPDAEFVFYNYGARTAPVRLGSVAEVAKEAVLRQRGLADWFRGFDLVMDTRAGDSFADIYGLKRLSAMCATTEFAARVGVPVVLSPQTIGPFGSRRARALAQRSLRTASVVMARDSISAQASADLGRPVDVLTTDVVFALDVPEPTTRRDVVLNVSGLLWQPGPHVDAAAYRRTVTDVHDRLVAAGRTVSLLAHVLPSDNPDDDVPAVEEFRDAHAPTAEVLVPMSLTDIRTMLAGAELVIGSRMHACLNALSVGTPAIPLAYSRKFAPLMADLGWEHVVDLRTSADEAPAVVAEIAARDDLRAQVVAVRERAASTLALATGALAGRVDAVAAGRR, from the coding sequence ATGAGAGTTTTGGTCATCTGGGCCGACGACCGGTCCCCAAACCTCGGGGTGAGAGTTCTCGGTGCGGGCACGGAGGCGCTGACGCGACGCGTCTGGCCGGACGCCGAGTTCGTGTTCTACAACTACGGCGCCCGGACGGCGCCGGTCCGGCTCGGCTCGGTGGCCGAGGTCGCCAAGGAGGCGGTGCTGCGCCAGCGGGGCCTCGCGGACTGGTTCCGCGGGTTCGACCTGGTGATGGACACCCGCGCCGGTGACTCCTTCGCCGACATCTACGGCCTCAAGCGGCTCTCCGCGATGTGCGCGACGACCGAGTTCGCCGCGCGCGTCGGCGTGCCCGTCGTGCTGAGCCCGCAGACGATCGGGCCGTTCGGCTCCCGCCGGGCGCGGGCCCTCGCGCAGCGCTCCCTGCGCACCGCGTCGGTGGTGATGGCCCGCGACAGCATCAGCGCGCAGGCGTCGGCCGACCTCGGGCGCCCGGTGGACGTCCTGACGACCGACGTCGTGTTCGCCCTCGACGTGCCCGAGCCGACGACGCGTCGCGACGTCGTCCTCAACGTCTCCGGGCTGCTGTGGCAGCCGGGCCCGCACGTCGACGCCGCCGCCTACCGGCGCACCGTCACCGACGTGCACGACCGGCTGGTGGCCGCGGGGCGGACCGTCAGCCTGCTCGCCCACGTGCTGCCCTCGGACAACCCCGACGACGACGTGCCGGCCGTCGAGGAGTTCCGGGACGCGCACGCGCCCACCGCCGAGGTGCTCGTCCCCATGTCGCTGACCGACATCCGCACCATGCTGGCCGGGGCCGAGCTGGTCATCGGCTCCCGCATGCACGCCTGCCTGAACGCCCTCTCGGTCGGCACCCCGGCGATCCCGCTGGCCTACTCGCGCAAGTTCGCCCCGCTGATGGCCGACCTGGGCTGGGAGCACGTCGTCGACCTGCGCACCTCCGCCGACGAGGCGCCCGCCGTGGTGGCGGAGATCGCCGCCCGGGACGACCTGCGGGCGCAGGTCGTGGCCGTCCGGGAGCGGGCCGCGAGCACGCTCGCGCTGGCCACCGGGGCCCTGGCCGGCCGGGTCGACGCGGTGGCGGCGGGGCGGCGCTGA
- a CDS encoding PKD domain-containing protein produces the protein MGILQGRWSRVSRLTAGGLATAVVALGLGAAPAATADTRPVAATLPTTVSVDPLPTWQLTGVVWSQVVVGTTVYATGDFTKARPPGMWAGGPTEISVGHLFAYDITTGERVASFNHTLNAAGLAITASPDGKRVYVGGDFTTVDGQSRQHLAAFDTATGALAPGFAPIANGQVKALTATASTLYVGGAFESAGSGTVVAPRKRLAAFSTSTSALLSWAPKADDGYVWSLTTTPDATKVVIGGQFSTLNSAAVYGLGAVGATSGTNLPWAASGTLRDSGKGAINSLTNDGTWVYGSGFAFGAGGLFEGSFSLNPANGAIRWMVDCLGDTYDVEPVGDVTYTVSHTHDCRSIGGFGDTSPRTRWQPAGAFTTAPTGLNNGPNAYGWNYKGRPAPTMLHWYPELGIGTASQQYQAAWNVVSGGRYIALGGEFPTVNGKAQQGLTRYALPDTAPGVAPNKVGPQYLGTVPVRSAPPATTASVPAAGTVRVTYGAAWDKDNQRLTYQLYRDRGTAAEALVDTRTVDSNFWTLPAQTVDDRTAPAGSHTYQVRVTDPFGNELLSPVSNSVSASGNAAPTASFTSTATGLTVSVDGGGSTDADGTVASYAWTFGDGSTATGRTASRTYAAAGTYSVRLTVTDNQGATGTTTRSVTVASAPPANAAPTAAFTSTATGLTVSVDGGGSTDSDGTVASYAWTFGDGSTATGRTASRTYAAAGTYSVKLTVTDDQGATGTVTKQLTVAAPPANDVLAADTFERTSASGWGSAETGGAWTYSGSTTLFTVGAGQGVIKMAAAGSGPTARLPISSTDTDLQLTFAFDKAPTGGGQYTRAIVRGDQTNGYHAKIWVQASGTMVVYLNRNEAGTETSLASKVLPGTFVAGQDYAVRIQAWGSGTTNLRTKVWAAGTTEPTAWAATATDTTASLQAPAGVAVRAYLSGTSTAPVSLSVSELTARRTGN, from the coding sequence ATGGGAATCCTGCAGGGCCGCTGGTCCCGCGTGTCCAGGCTCACCGCCGGGGGGCTGGCCACGGCCGTCGTCGCCCTCGGCCTCGGCGCGGCGCCGGCGGCCACGGCGGACACCCGGCCGGTCGCGGCCACGCTGCCCACGACCGTCTCGGTCGACCCGCTGCCCACCTGGCAGCTGACAGGCGTGGTCTGGAGCCAGGTCGTCGTCGGCACCACCGTCTACGCGACCGGCGACTTCACCAAGGCCCGGCCGCCGGGCATGTGGGCGGGCGGACCGACCGAGATCAGCGTCGGCCACCTCTTCGCCTACGACATCACCACCGGTGAGCGGGTGGCCTCCTTCAACCACACCCTGAACGCGGCGGGCCTGGCCATCACGGCCTCGCCCGACGGCAAGCGCGTCTACGTGGGCGGCGACTTCACCACGGTGGACGGGCAGTCACGCCAGCACCTGGCCGCCTTCGACACCGCCACCGGGGCCCTGGCCCCCGGCTTCGCGCCCATCGCCAACGGCCAGGTCAAGGCGCTGACGGCGACGGCCAGCACCCTCTACGTCGGCGGCGCGTTCGAGAGCGCCGGTTCGGGCACGGTCGTCGCCCCCCGCAAGCGGCTCGCCGCCTTCAGCACCAGCACCAGCGCGCTGCTGTCCTGGGCGCCGAAGGCCGACGACGGCTACGTCTGGTCGCTGACCACCACCCCGGACGCCACCAAGGTCGTCATCGGTGGCCAGTTCTCGACGCTCAACAGCGCCGCCGTCTACGGTCTCGGTGCGGTGGGGGCGACCTCCGGGACCAACCTGCCCTGGGCGGCCAGCGGCACCCTCCGGGACTCCGGCAAGGGGGCGATCAACTCGCTGACGAACGACGGCACCTGGGTCTACGGCAGCGGCTTCGCCTTCGGCGCCGGCGGCCTGTTCGAGGGCAGCTTCTCCCTCAACCCGGCCAACGGCGCGATCCGCTGGATGGTCGACTGCCTGGGCGACACCTACGACGTGGAGCCGGTCGGCGACGTCACGTACACGGTCAGCCACACCCACGACTGCCGCTCGATCGGCGGCTTCGGCGACACCAGCCCGCGGACCCGCTGGCAGCCGGCCGGCGCCTTCACCACCGCGCCGACCGGGCTCAACAACGGGCCCAACGCCTACGGCTGGAACTACAAGGGCCGGCCCGCGCCGACCATGCTGCACTGGTACCCCGAGCTGGGCATCGGCACCGCGAGCCAGCAGTACCAGGCGGCCTGGAACGTCGTCAGCGGCGGGCGCTACATCGCCCTCGGCGGCGAGTTCCCCACGGTCAACGGCAAGGCCCAGCAGGGCCTGACCCGCTACGCGCTGCCCGACACGGCGCCCGGCGTCGCCCCGAACAAGGTGGGCCCGCAGTACCTCGGCACGGTGCCGGTCCGCAGCGCCCCGCCGGCCACCACCGCCTCCGTGCCCGCAGCCGGCACCGTCCGCGTCACCTACGGCGCGGCCTGGGACAAGGACAACCAGCGCCTGACCTACCAGCTGTACCGCGACCGCGGCACGGCGGCCGAGGCCCTGGTGGACACCCGGACGGTGGACAGCAACTTCTGGACGCTGCCGGCGCAGACCGTCGACGACCGGACCGCCCCGGCGGGCAGCCACACCTACCAGGTGCGGGTCACCGACCCGTTCGGCAACGAGCTGCTCAGCCCGGTCTCGAACAGCGTCTCGGCCAGCGGCAACGCCGCCCCGACCGCGTCCTTCACCAGCACCGCCACCGGGCTGACGGTCAGCGTCGACGGCGGCGGCTCGACCGACGCCGACGGCACCGTCGCCTCCTACGCCTGGACCTTCGGCGACGGCTCCACCGCGACCGGCCGCACCGCCAGCCGCACCTACGCGGCCGCGGGCACCTACAGCGTCAGGCTGACGGTGACCGACAACCAGGGCGCCACCGGCACCACCACCCGGTCGGTGACCGTGGCGTCGGCCCCGCCGGCGAACGCCGCCCCGACGGCGGCCTTCACCAGCACCGCCACCGGGCTGACGGTCAGCGTCGACGGCGGCGGCTCGACCGACAGCGACGGCACCGTCGCCTCCTACGCCTGGACCTTCGGCGACGGCTCCACCGCGACCGGCCGCACGGCCAGCCGCACCTACGCCGCCGCGGGCACCTACAGCGTCAAGCTGACGGTGACCGACGACCAGGGCGCGACCGGCACCGTGACGAAGCAGCTGACCGTGGCGGCGCCGCCGGCCAACGACGTGCTGGCCGCCGACACGTTCGAGCGCACCTCGGCCTCCGGCTGGGGCAGCGCGGAGACGGGCGGCGCCTGGACCTACAGCGGCAGCACCACCCTGTTCACGGTCGGCGCCGGCCAGGGCGTCATCAAGATGGCGGCCGCCGGCTCGGGCCCGACCGCCCGGCTGCCGATCTCCTCCACCGACACCGACCTGCAGCTGACCTTCGCGTTCGACAAGGCGCCGACCGGCGGCGGCCAGTACACCCGGGCGATCGTCCGCGGTGACCAGACGAACGGCTACCACGCCAAGATCTGGGTCCAGGCCAGCGGCACGATGGTGGTCTACCTGAACCGCAACGAGGCCGGTACCGAGACCAGCCTGGCCAGCAAGGTGCTGCCCGGGACCTTCGTGGCGGGGCAGGACTACGCGGTGCGCATCCAGGCCTGGGGCAGCGGCACGACCAACCTGCGGACCAAGGTCTGGGCCGCCGGCACCACCGAGCCGACGGCGTGGGCCGCCACCGCGACGGACACCACGGCGAGCCTGCAGGCGCCGGCCGGTGTGGCCGTCCGGGCCTACCTGTCGGGCACCTCGACGGCCCCGGTCAGCCTCTCCGTGAGCGAGCTCACGGCTCGGCGGACGGGGAACTGA